A genomic region of Equus caballus isolate H_3958 breed thoroughbred chromosome 1, TB-T2T, whole genome shotgun sequence contains the following coding sequences:
- the RNASE6 gene encoding ribonuclease K6 yields the protein MVLSLLGRCPLFLLLLGLWVLVHPLCAWPKSLTQARWFEIQHIQPIPLQCNKAMNGVNNYTKHCKPENTFLHDSFQNVASVCNLRSIICKNGQKNCHQSSRPVHMTQCSLTSGTYPNCRYRDAAPYKFFIVACEPPQQGDPPYHLVPVHLDSIV from the coding sequence ATGGTGCTAAGTCTCCTGGGACGCTGTCCTCTGTTCCTATTGCTGCTGGGACTATGGGTGCTGGTGCATCCACTTTGTGCTTGGCCTAAGTCTCTCACCCAGGCTCGCTGGTTTGAAATTCAGCATATACAGCCAATCCCTCTCCAATGCAACAAGGCAATGAATGGTGTCAATAATTATACCAAGCACTGTAAACCTGAAAACACCTTTCTACATGACTCCTTCCAGAACGTGGCTTCTGTCTGCAATTTGCGCAGCATCATCTGCAAGAATGGCCAGAAAAACTGCCACCAGAGTTCCAGGCCTGTTCACATGACCCAGTGCAGTCTCACATCAGGGACGTATCCTAACTGCCGCTACAGGGATGCTGCCCCATACAAGTTCTTCATTGTTGCCTGTGAACCCCCTCAGCAGGGTGACCCTCCATATCACTTGGTTCCTGTACACTTAGATAGTATTGTTTAA